In Theileria equi strain WA chromosome 3, complete sequence, the genomic window AGTAGGCTACTCTAGGGAAACTTGAAAATTTGTTATATCCCCTCCCTTGTGTCACCATTTGTAGCTTAATCATACCTACCTGCGTAAAGTATAGCTTGCTGTTTCACATCTGTTATTGCATAATCTCTGTATATAAATGGTAATACAAACTATTTAGAAACGCTTCTGGGAACCAGTCGTGGCAAAGGAAGTGGTGACCAAGTAGACAAGATATTCCGGGCACAATCAAACGTTGCTGTGGGACACACTGCTGCATATCAACGGATTCCACACCTAAATCGTAGTTACGAAAGtgatacacattttataaGCACACTAGTTTGGCGATGTGTATGGATGGGGCGTGTACCCCCAGTGAGCTATGGCCAATTTCTAGGCCAGGAATCGCACTGTGAGTTAAACCCGAAGGGTAAATATGTACTTTGTGATTTACAGTTCGTAAAGTTTTGCCTTCGCCTACTAGCGCCCTTCGTTTACGTTTTTTGGTTCGTCCACACAGGCTGCAAGATCGGTCCTGTGCTCGTTAATTCTGGGATTTACGCGCTCACCCTCTCCAGTACGTTGGGTGTATCGCAGATTTAAACGTTTTGGTGTATATACTGTGGGTAGGTCACCCGTTTGGCAGGTAATCACCAATATTTAAGCCTCTGGAAGTCATAGGGACAATTTCCAGAGACAACAAGTCATTTTTGTAGACCACAAGTGTCTAAAATCTATATAGGATTTATCGACAATAAGATGAGTTCTCTATTGCGGATCACTCCCTCGGATACTATAGAGTTCCCTCTTGTCTTGTACACTCCACTAAATGCCTCCTTGAAGCTCGAAAATGTTTCATCAGAACATGTTGCTTTCAAGATAAAGACCACGACGCCAAAAGGATACTTGGTGCGTCCGTCTACCGGAGTTATAAAGCCAGGGGATGTGCAGACGGTACAAATTATACTACAGCCACTTAGCGAAACCCCAAAGGTTATAAATGACCGCTTTTTGGTACAATATACAGTAGTGGCAAATGATGATCCCATTTCCAAGGACATGTGGACCACAGTTGCCAAGTCCGCAATACAAGATCAGAGACTCAGTGTATCGTTTATCAAAGACCCAGGACTAAATATACAGTCGGGAAACTCCCCGTATGGGATTCCACCCAAAATTGCTGCAAGGTTGATAACTCCACAGTCGTCTAATGTGGATCTGCCAGGTTTGTTCATACATACACACTAGTATAATAATGTTCAGAGCTACGTCAAAAGTATGATGAACTGGTTCAATACTGCCTTTCCGTCGAAAAACTCAAGTCtaacattttaaatgaaaACGAACAGCTGCGACAAAAGTTACAAATGGGACCAAATGACTCAATCGGAGGTAAAATTGCACTTGAAGTGTGGCACATTCCGGTATTTATCATACTTGTaatcattcttctcaagGCCCTTGGGCACTTTTAGTAACGCTGTATTTTATAATGCTTGGACGCTACACATAGTCTATGGTTCACGCTTCTTGATTAGCGCAACTCTGGATCTCTACCGTGTTTCCCAGTCTCTGGTTGTTGCCTGGCAGTCCTGATGGTGATTCCATGTGGCCATACCGTCACTCAATATTTTCCACCAAAATGGGAGATATTTATATGGACGAGTTTGGAGAAAACTTTGGAATTGATGAATTTGcagaggaggaagaatatgaGGAGTATGACGACGATGAACAGCATAGAGTAGCAGACGTCGACATCATCACCGACCCAGCTGAATTCAAGGCACAAGTAAGTCCTAAATTCATGTTTTTTGCATTCTAATGTGCTGTTTGTACAAATTTCTTGCATTCATACGCCCATTCTCCTCCATTCACGCCATGTTGTTTCATTTGCTCACATTTCGCATTGTAAATTCGTAATTTCTCGGTTTTTTGGTCCTTTACTTTTCATTTAAACATTAAATTATTACAGATTGACAATGCTCACAGAATAACGAGCCCTTACTTGACAAAGTACGAAAAGGCGCGTATAATTGGGACAAGAGCTCTTCAAATCAGCTTGAATGCACCAATCACGATACCAATCGATTCTACAGATGCTGGAGATGATGGTATGCATTCTGTGGGAGACTTTGGAGACACACAAACAGCTGCAATTGATCCGCTCATTATAGCGGAAAGGGAACTCTACCAGAAAACGGTCCCATTTATCGTAAGAAGATATCTTCCAAACGGAAGTTATGAGGACTGGAGAATTGAAGAACTCATTATCGACTAATGCAGTGGAGATAAAAGGTGGAGTATCCAAGAATTGTCATTACAACTCAGAATACTTTGACGGAATGTTTAATAAAGACTATGAAAGTTGAATTATTACAAAACCTGATATACATGGTACCTTTGCTAATTGGTGGGATTCATTCTCTGTATCCCCTTATTGTTATTTACAATTCATGTGTTTATCCGTGCCATTAACCATAGGTGGAGAACAATGACCATGGTCTATGCGCAAACTACATTATTACTACCCTTGGTGTCTGTTCAAATGCCCTTAAATAGTGCCAGCTATGAGGCATTTGAAGGAACACAGGCTCATAAACCAGAACTGCATTCAGATATTCCACCATCTGGCTACATCCCTAAACTTACTATCcatataaaaaataaaagcACTGATTCCAGGCAAGAAAACTGGCGCAAGGTATTTCCATTTCAGCACCAAAGTTCTGTTAAAACCGCAAACATCTGCATGGTAtgtaataaaaatgaaacaaattaaaactgcagAGTCatgaaaatactgcatttatagtGGTGCTTaattgaaaaatgttcGCCACAACTATATATCGTGAACTATCTTCATTACTGTAGGATTTTTCGTCTTAGGAGGATTGCTACTATTATCAGTGTCATCAGAATACACAATAAAGAGGTACTCCTTCTTGGTCTGAATCGCTCCTCTTAAATCTGTAGTTAAAGCTGTCTTGAATTCGGAAAGAGATACTTTCGTAGCATTCCAAGTCCAAAACCAAAAGGCCCTCAGATTACCACAATGCTTTGTAGGCCAGTTTTCTCTATCATTTTCATGTTTTTGGTATGTTCTCATATATCCATCTCCGATAGAAGAAAATATGATCTGTGTGAATGAGTAGCAAGACGAATTTACAGTAGACATTGTAGAATTCCTTTTCTTTCCCTGCACAGGTGCCCCGTTACTTCCGACTGCATTGGCGACTTGTACACAGAAATCATATAAAATGGTTAAGATCCAAAGTAAGCATGTATTTCCAGTAATTGCCTGCGATATTTTCCAGTCTGGGTAATGAAGACCGCATATAAAAAGAGCTGCACAAAGAATCTCGACAATGACACATAGCGAACATCCATGCCATATCTGGTTCTCACTCCATTTTACATCTGGACCCTTACCAATTTTTGACAAGCATAAAAGGGTCAATGGTGGCACGGAACCTGTGAATAATGTTGTTAAATAAATTCCATGGCCATCACTTCCTGCAAGCTTATAGGGTGCAATAGAAGGATAAACTAGATTCTGCATTCCATATCCTATTCCAGACATGAGAATTGGATGCCATGCCTGTTTTAATGCCGTAAAAATATCACTATTACTGCCTTCACCACTACCAGCAGTAGCATGTTGACCGCTTTCTTGGATACTAAATCCATATCCAACAAACCATAGCATAAGAGTTAATCCTGCCATAGATACTGCGATTACAAGTTGCCAAAAAACCAGCCAGTAGTGTGTGTTCTGGAGACGAAAATATCTCCAAATAAATAGAAATAATAAGTGATAAAGTGAAACCCAAATTCCAGCTAGAGGAAATGAAACAATGAGAAACGAAATATTATCTGACATGACCTTAACAGCGGTGATAAAGATTAAACCCATTATCAGAGACATGGTTGTTATAACCCAAAAATAAAGTGTAAGATGACCCTGATTACCTCCTGTGTAGTATGTTAATAGCATCATTAAATACGTTGCCAAAACTGAGAACATCAGGGTTGAGTTGATCTCACCCATTATCTTTCCGCAGAAAATATCGTACGTTGTCATTGCCATAACTCCAACAAAGGTCCATAACTTGAATGTGATGATCATCCTATTAATGTATAGACCCAAACAGTGTTGTGGAATCTTAAACCTCGAAATCGTAAACTTACCAGAGGAAAAGGCGATATGAGGTGTTTGGCATATGGTAAGACCAAACAACAGAGCGGCGGCGCTTCTGATACCCTTCTTACCATCATCGCCATTTTCCTTAGATTTACTCATCCTTACAAGGACTTGATTTAAATTGCGATAAAGGTATTAAACATGCTGTGAAATTCTATTTAATACgtaaatatacaaaatacaaCCCTGTCTAAAACAGAAATGAGACGAATCACGAATATGCTAAAATCAGCCATCGTGAATCCCGACAGAAGGAACTGAGGATACAGTTCCAACAGACGTGAAACTATGGtacattaaaaatgaagCTAAGAAGCGTGATCGACTCAGAAAAGAAGATTCCAGACCCCATAGGTAAATCATAGATCAATTAGTAGGGGACTAGACACCTTTAATACTTCAGATACATAGGTTATAATGCTTAGTTTGATTACACTATTGTGATCGGTGAGTGGAAAGTAATGCCCCTAGCTTGTCCAACGAACCACGAGATGGTCTTTGGAATAGATTAAGAATTCATGGCTAATAATGCCCCTGGAAACACTTTTGTGCTAGTATACTCATCCAATTTCTTTTTTATATGTATAAATAGATCTGAAACGATAAAGCATACATTCTACCCTTAGTTCTGGTCCAGGGCATTCCTCTTGTAGTAGCATCTCCTTCTTCATGACCAGTGGGCATAATTGCAGTAACTTTTGTGAAATAAGACTTCTAGCTTAGTTATTGGTGAATTAAAGATTTGAACACTTGTGTTTCCCACTGGAACTGAGGGGCTAACTGCAATTTCCTCCTTTGGCTTTATGGACATTTCATTAGTTTGACAGAGGGTTCTCTTCCAATGTCGTGTCTTTGCACTTTATTGTATGTCTCATCTTCTGTAGTTTCCCTTTTGGATAATTCTCACGGGCTGATAACCAGAGACAACCATGAACCAGTAGTAAAGGCAGCTTCGTTGGTTTTTTATGCAATAGATTGAAGTCTATATAATTAGATTCGGAACGTTTAAAGTTGAATGGATCATATCTATTTATGAATGCATAGATACACGTGATATGCAAAACTACCAAGTGTTTCTAATACCATTTGGTACAGAAACTAGGGAATCTTGAACAAAAACTACCCATAGTAATATtaaatactgcattttGCGCACATTGCTGTGAGCCTCGAATGGTAATTTTCTACATTCCAAATTCTTGAATTTTACAAGATATCATTTCAAAGATCCAACCAACTCAAATTTTATAGGATGTTTTTGAAGGGATGGGAATTGTGACATATCCTAGGAAGTCCTCAGCTCCACAAGTTTTTCTATATATGTTTCCTTAGAAATTTGTTTCCATGTCTCtgccttttcaaaatgtaCGTACTTGAACTGAGCACAATCCTGAATGAGTAGTGTAATTAGTAGAGGAATGCTGTCCTTTGAATACACTACTACATCAACAGCAACTTCTCCACCATAAGCTTCCCATATTATAACTCCAGAATCAGCGATGGAAATGAAGGTGTCGTCCTTTTTTAGATAATATATTGTACGAGAAATAGGAGGTTCAGCTTTGTGAGATATGTAGACAAGGTTTCCGATATTAGAAATGTCAAGTTTAACTAGCATTCTGGAGCTTTTATCGGAACTATCACCGCAACATCCAAGTCTTGAGATAATTAGGAATAAAATGATTTGGCGAATAATAGCACTCATATTAAGCAAATTAATAGTTGGCCTTCAACAAATTTTGTCTATATAACACATGGGGTCTCTTGGTTTATGGTCCCTAATATACAAATATCTTCCTAACTACAGCAATCTGGAAGTACTGATGCAACAGGATTTGAATTTTCAAACCTTTTGTACGAAATGAGAAAAATATATGAGGACCTTTCTGCATGCACGTGATATGATATTTTAAGTTCCCACTTAAGTATTATAATAATGAAGTCGTCGTATACTTAAAATAGGCTACTCATTTGGCTActacaattttaaagtaGATTATAAAAATGTTCATCTATCCGATGTATTATACGAGTAATGTGAATTTATTCCGTCCAACTTACATATGGTAGTATCTTAGGATGAGGGAGAAAGGATTCGTATTTCTTCCTTGTACCATAATTCTTTactataatgatataaAAGCATTAAAACTCATTCTCAGAGGATATATTTAGACATCAAGGAGTATATTACATGAAAAGGCTTGGTAAATATGTATAGGTAATTTAAATCAGTTATCTTCCCTATCATCGACTTGGGGTGTTAAATCCATATGTATTggaaaattccaaaattggAATGAATTATATCGTTCATCTTCACAAGATTTATGAAAATTTGAACTTATTGGAGGAAACATCAATTCTGCGATTTCACTCATCGTTTCATACGTTCGTGCGTAGTTAGAATTTACGTGTTTGATGATACCACTAGtgtttattataaatactCTACTTTCCGGAACGCCAACTGAAACGTAGGCTCTGTGATCTGAAGAGTTATTTCCAAACCCTGCATAAAAGGGATTATGATCCGAGGCGAATAGATTCCTAATATCTCTAAGTGCAGGAATCTTGAACATGTATGCGCTTTTTGTAATAACTTCTCGTTTaaatgaagataaaagtCTGTCCGGAGATAAGAATAGTGGCCCATCTGGAAGTTTTTCCTTATCATTTTGTGTTAATCCAAAAAGGTATTCTCGTGTATAATCTGCTTGTCCAATTGCCCTAGCAGTGAGATAAAGCACATAATATCCATTTGCTCTAATCTTGGAAAAGAGTTCAGCGACACCAACATGAGACCAATCCCTACCTAGAATTGGCATGATATGTCCCAAAGCATCTGATTTAGTGATTGTTCCATCTACGTCTGTAATTACAATTTGTGCATCCGATGGCCACAGATATATCGTTGCACTTACGCTCTTAGTTCCCTGAAGTACCGATGAGACGGTAAATGTTATCTTATTTGCTCCCAACTTGAGATTAAGTGATTCTAGTTGTTCAGATGTCGGCCTCaatgatattttatatCTCTTCCTAGATACAGGTTTGGATGAGCGAAATAATTTGTACGGATCCGGGATACCCAATGATTTAAATGTTGAATCTCCCTGTCTATATGTATCTGTTGGAGGTTGTTCCCTCGTTTCGATGTATATACCATTTTCACTGTCTTTAGAGGCCTGCAAAGACATCTTTAGTAGTTTCTCTATAGACCCTATCGACAATGGCTTATTAAAAACAATCCATGAAGCCAAAAGTGGAAGTGCAATTTTAGATTGATAATATGGTGGCCTACCATCAAAGCAAGCCACCAAAGACTCATGATACCAAAGTGATGGATCGTTGTCTAATCTTTCCCAATCCACTAGATTTGCCCTAAAAAGTTCGCTATTTAGGTGGTCATCTTGAGAGCTTAACAAATGACCGCAAAGGGAAAATTGCAGAATTTTATCTGTGGTAGTTTCGGTTGTTGTCCTTCTGGGAATATCACCCCAATTCCAGGACCAAGACTTTGAGCCAGAGTCGACATCTACACTTCTTGATGTCTCTTTACCATCAAATGCCATGTCATTGGGTATAATTTTATACGTGTTGCCCTCAGGATCTTTATCCTCCGAATTCATGTTTGACATAGCCGGGATTGATTGCATAATTTTTTCAGAAACTTGTCTGGTTAGCGCTTCTGGATTCACCACCTTGCTATTGTATGCGCAATAACCATAGTCCATCATTCCAGAGCGTTCATCCTCTGACAAAACATCAACTGGAGATCTagtagaagaatctggtGACATTTCTATGAAATCAGCATCCTCATCGTCCGTCTCTTCTCCAAAGAACGCCTCTCCAGCTGCACCAAGTTTCATGGTCAGGTCAGAGAGTTCATCATTTACATAAATTGAGACTGTTTTTTCACGGGACTTTAGTAGTTTGGCCTTTCCAAAGCGCACATGGAATGGAGTAGATCTGTAGACCCATTTTTCGGCGGACTGACCTTGATCGTCATCTATAACCTCCTTGTGCCTAACACAAATGATGTCAATACATCCGGAGAGTGTCGCCTGGTTAAAATCCAGGACAGAAACCACTCGACTACAAAGTTTCTCCCACATTATCGAAAAAATGCTGATCGATCCTTTATTCGCCCATATTAAACACCCTTGCACTTTCTAGTATATCCTAATAAAGTGTAAAGTGCAAACACCTGTGATGTGAGCTCATACATCAAGTGTGGCTGTACTGGAGCTCGCCTACGGTATGCACAAGTATCACAAAACAAATAATTTGCAAAAAGTTTAACACACTGTTTAAATTTCCTCGTATTTAATAGTTGTTTTAATTCAAGCATACGCTCCAGAAACTTTCATTATGACTAATTGCGGTCGTCCACAGACTCTTGATGCATAGATAACTATATCCTTCCCCGATGTTACCCATTTAACTCCTTTTTGTAACATAACGAAGCTTTATCTAGATTTAGCTCATGGAATCTGAGACGATGTCATTTGGCCATAAACGAATTGAGGCAGAAAAAATAGACGACCTGCCACAACTGAAGTCATAACGCTTTACTTAGCAATAAATGGTATATTTAATAGGTTGTTCGTATGCCATTGTCCTACTCTAGCCCATGTTTCGCCTCAATTTTGTGTGTATAGTGTCGACCTGACTTGTCCATCCCATATTCACCTAATATCTGCACACATTTCTGAAATTTGCTAAATTACGGCCGTAAAAACGTAGATCCAATAATTTTCTGTGCCATAGGCTCACTTGCGATTACGCGACATCCATGTGAAGGCTCAATGTATACGATTCTTGCGTGTATCTGATTATTGGGACTAAAATTAGCTAATCATGTTTATAATGGAAGATATTTTTAGAAATTGCAAATAAGATGTCAGAGGTGTACGTAAATCGCAAAACAACGTCACTCGATTTTGATGCATCCACTAAAAACGGATCAAGCTTCGATGCCTTAGAGTGTATACTTACAAGCAGAGATGAAACACTAGATCCTAatccaaaaaatgtagattttaTCACATTAGAGGTATTTTGCCCAGATATTTATACACATTGTCTTATCTACAAAAATTCCATACACACTCTGTTTTAGAGCATGCTTGTTGATGCTGCAACAAGTAGAGACTTGGAATCATTCAGAAAAATTGTATTGCCACTGGTAGAACTTGGTCAAATCTCGAGGTTGGATTCCATCAATGCACTTCATTGGGGTATTTCTATATTTCAtccttacacatttttcagCTTGTTACTCTGGCTTCGTAGATCTTGTTAATATTCTTTTAAACTCTGGCTGTGATCCGCATTACCCCGATGATATCAACTTGGAGACTCCAATTTACTTTGCCATAAAGGCTTCAAATGTatatattgtacatttgttGGTAGAAAGATATGGAATACCCATTCTTTGTCATGAAAATCGTAAATTTATGTCCCCATTTATAACAGCAGCTTCGGAGTTTGTTGAAGATAATGTCGTTGAAACACTCCATATCTTGGAATACCTTTACTTGGCTGGCGTTTCCTTGGAAGAACAAGATGGACAGGTAATAATTTACACGTAACTCTATATTGTTTAGGGAAGGACAGCATTGATGCATGCAAGCAGAAGGGGTTCTTCTGTTGTAGTTCAGTGGTTGCTAAGTCGAGGAGCAAATATGAACCACAGAGATCATTTAGGAAATTCAGTACTTCATCATGCTTGTACTAGTGGTAGCGAAGATACATTGATGTTGCTATGTAAAAATGGAGCTATCAAGTTGTTGCATTCTAAAGCAATTGCAGCCACTATTAGAGAACAAACTCCTTTGGGAATATCATTGATGAAGCGAAACTACCTGCAATTCGCTATTTTACTGGTATTTATCACACACTTGAAATATATTATTATAGATTTGGTCATTTCAGTATAATATaactggaagaatattttctttAAGGAGCATGTATCCGGTGTACTATTGGATTATATCTTTTTTGAACCTGTTTTTCTTCGTGAAGCTATATGGTAATGATCTATATAGAGGAACTATTCTAGATTACTGGATAATTAGCTGGATAGCCTCACAATGTTTTTGGTTTGCAAGTAGGTTTATGACTTCTACATATATAAACATATAGCGTATGTGAGTGATCCAGGTGTTGCAAGAAAGAACCTTGTAGTATCGCAAAAGGACCGTGTGTCAAAGTATGTTTTGCGTGTATAGTATGCATTTTCATATAGAGAATTTACTCAAGAATCACTCTACCCAGTTCAAAAGGATGATTTGTACGAAAGTATGCTGAGTGAATTAGAAAATGAACAGTTGATGGTAAACTACAACCTATACAAAATTACTGGAGAAAGCTATCTTTTAAACTTTTGGTTCCCTCATAACGAATTTGAATCGGATTTGTTAAAGGAACCTCTTAATGGCTACTATGAATCTCATGCCTATTTTGAAAACCCAATCAAGGAACGGGTTCAAACATGTAGAGTTAATGCTGCGCACATACAAACGGAGATGAGAGCTTTATATGCTCATGTGGCACTAGATAGACAATCAAAATCTACATATGCTGATCACATTTTGTACAGAAATATTTGCGTTCACCCTGACACATACAGGGATGTTTATAGAAATATCTGTATAACGTGCAACATGGAAAGGGCAAGCAGATCACATCACTGTGGAATTTGCGGGAATTGTGTGATGTAAGTATTTATATGAATTTATACATTGAACCTCTTACATTTTTTACAGACATCAAGACCATCACTGTGCATGGGTTGATAATTGTATTGCTAGAAATAATCAGAGATCctttttcctctttctcACATTTTTATTTGCCACGTTCGTTCAAACACAATATATACACATtgtctatctctactgcGAAAAGGATTGGCACTCACTATATGCTCTGTGTATACTTGGTGTTGATGCTGGTAATGCAGTTTTGCTGGCCTTTGTAGTATACTTGTGGGCTAGGACGATAAGGTCCATGGTAACCGATGTTACATTTTACGAGTATCTAAAGAAACCATACTATATAAGGAAAAAGTTTAAGAATACGCAAGGATCTTTATGGGACTTTTCAAATACTTCAATGAGAAGTGCTACACataacattttaaatttctGGACTTCCAGACACTACTAATAACGTGTGGGTGTGTATCATGTGTGGACAGTTTATATAATGCTGCTATATTCTGGTATTGTTGATGCTCTGGATCCTAATTTAAGTTATCCCCCGCATCTTTCTTGCGTAGATGTTCCAGATTTTGGAGGGGTTCCGCCAAATGAGCAGTTTCGACATAAATGGCGTTCCTTTCCGCTGAAACTGAAGGAATCGCTATttgtaaaggatattttatatattttaaGTGGAATAGATGGGAATTTATTCGGTGTACGAGATGGGCAGATACAATCTAGCTCAGTAATAGACCGAGGTTTGTTTACACACTAGTTATGATCGCATCTTCCATAAAAGCCCACACATTTATATTCTAATGAGATATTTTTAGATGTTGACGGGACACTCTATAGAGTctctatggagattctaaaaTTGGCCGTATACCAAAGAAATATTCAAAAGTTTATAACCCTGAATGAAAGAAGTTACGTTTGCCAGTCGATATCCGAGGTCATTCTTAATGTGCTTGATGATTTACAAGACAAAGTGATTCAATTTGAAACGAAACATCAACAGACTTTTCTGGGTTTGCATAGACTCAAGATTTATCTGCAACCAGCACTGTCCATATTTGAACTTTTGAACAGCATTATACAACCCTTTGTTTCTGAGTATGGTAATGACAAATATATGAAACACAATGAAAATGTTCATAGCAGCGACTTTATCTACTCCAACGAATCGACCTTGCCTTTCGAAGTATCTGGTGAACATATTTGTACATGTATAGGGGTCGAATTAATCAACAAA contains:
- a CDS encoding zinc finger protein DHHC domain-containing protein (encoded by transcript BEWA_008520A), translating into MSEVYVNRKTTSLDFDASTKNGSSFDALECILTSRDETLDPNPKNVDFITLESMLVDAATSRDLESFRKIVLPLVELGQISRLDSINALHWACYSGFVDLVNILLNSGCDPHYPDDINLETPIYFAIKASNVYIVHLLVERYGIPILCHENRKFMSPFITAASEFVEDNVVETLHILEYLYLAGVSLEEQDGQGRTALMHASRRGSSVVVQWLLSRGANMNHRDHLGNSVLHHACTSGSEDTLMLLCKNGAIKLLHSKAIAATIREQTPLGISLMKRNYLQFAILLIWSFQYNITGRIFSLRSMYPVYYWIISFLNLFFFVKLYGNDLYRGTILDYWIISWIASQCFWFATYVSDPGVARKNLVVSQKDRVSKEFTQESLYPVQKDDLYESMLSELENEQLMVNYNLYKITGESYLLNFWFPHNEFESDLLKEPLNGYYESHAYFENPIKERVQTCRVNAAHIQTEMRALYAHVALDRQSKSTYADHILYRNICVHPDTYRDVYRNICITCNMERASRSHHCGICGNCVIHQDHHCAWVDNCIARNNQRSFFLFLTFLFATFVQTQYIHIVYLYCEKDWHSLYALCILGVDAGNAVLLAFVVYLWARTIRSMVTDVTFYEYLKKPYYIRKKFKNTQGSLWDFSNTSMRSATHNILNFWTSRHY
- a CDS encoding hypothetical protein (encoded by transcript BEWA_008490A) translates to MSKSKENGDDGKKGIRSAAALLFGLTICQTPHIAFSSGKFTISRFKIPQHCLGLYINRMIITFKLWTFVGVMAMTTYDIFCGKIMGEINSTLMFSVLATYLMMLLTYYTGGNQGHLTLYFWVITTMSLIMGLIFITAVKVMSDNISFLIVSFPLAGIWVSLYHLLFLFIWRYFRLQNTHYWLVFWQLVIAVSMAGLTLMLWFVGYGFSIQESGQHATAGSGEGSNSDIFTALKQAWHPILMSGIGYGMQNLVYPSIAPYKLAGSDGHGIYLTTLFTGSVPPLTLLCLSKIGKGPDVKWSENQIWHGCSLCVIVEILCAALFICGLHYPDWKISQAITGNTCLLWILTILYDFCVQVANAVGSNGAPVQGKKRNSTMSTVNSSCYSFTQIIFSSIGDGYMRTYQKHENDRENWPTKHCGNLRAFWFWTWNATKVSLSEFKTALTTDLRGAIQTKKEYLFIVYSDDTDNSSNPPKTKNPTVMKIVHDI
- a CDS encoding LNS2 Lipin/Ned1/Smp2 domain-containing protein (encoded by transcript BEWA_008510A); this encodes MWEKLCSRVVSVLDFNQATLSGCIDIICVRHKEVIDDDQGQSAEKWVYRSTPFHVRFGKAKLLKSREKTVSIYVNDELSDLTMKLGAAGEAFFGEETDDEDADFIEMSPDSSTRSPVDVLSEDERSGMMDYGYCAYNSKVVNPEALTRQVSEKIMQSIPAMSNMNSEDKDPEGNTYKIIPNDMAFDGKETSRSVDVDSGSKSWSWNWGDIPRRTTTETTTDKILQFSLCGHLLSSQDDHLNSELFRANLVDWERLDNDPSLWYHESLVACFDGRPPYYQSKIALPLLASWIVFNKPLSIGSIEKLLKMSLQASKDSENGIYIETREQPPTDTYRQGDSTFKSLGIPDPYKLFRSSKPVSRKRYKISLRPTSEQLESLNLKLGANKITFTVSSVLQGTKSVSATIYLWPSDAQIVITDVDGTITKSDALGHIMPILGRDWSHVGVAELFSKIRANGYYVLYLTARAIGQADYTREYLFGLTQNDKEKLPDGPLFLSPDRLLSSFKREVITKSAYMFKIPALRDIRNLFASDHNPFYAGFGNNSSDHRAYVSVGVPESRVFIINTSGIIKHVNSNYARTYETMSEIAELMFPPISSNFHKSCEDERYNSFQFWNFPIHMDLTPQVDDREDN
- a CDS encoding vesicle-associated membrane protein, putative (encoded by transcript BEWA_008470A), with product MSSLLRITPSDTIEFPLVLYTPLNASLKLENVSSEHVAFKIKTTTPKGYLVRPSTGVIKPGDVQTVQIILQPLSETPKVINDRFLVQYTVVANDDPISKDMWTTVAKSAIQDQRLSVSFIKDPGLNIQSGNSPYGIPPKIAARLITPQSSNVDLPELRQKYDELVQYCLSVEKLKSNILNENEQLRQKLQMGPNDSIGGKIALEVWHIPVFIILVIILLKALGHF
- a CDS encoding DNA-directed RNA polymerase subunit I, putative (encoded by transcript BEWA_008480A) codes for the protein MGDIYMDEFGENFGIDEFAEEEEYEEYDDDEQHRVADVDIITDPAEFKAQIDNAHRITSPYLTKYEKARIIGTRALQISLNAPITIPIDSTDAGDDGMHSVGDFGDTQTAAIDPLIIAERELYQKTVPFIVRRYLPNGSYEDWRIEELIID
- a CDS encoding signal peptide-containing protein (encoded by transcript BEWA_008500A); its protein translation is MSAIIRQIILFLIISRLGCCGDSSDKSSRMLVKLDISNIGNLVYISHKAEPPISRTIYYLKKDDTFISIADSGVIIWEAYGGEVAVDVVVYSKDSIPLLITLLIQDCAQFKYVHFEKAETWKQISKETYIEKLVELRTS